Sequence from the Amycolatopsis sp. NBC_00345 genome:
GAACAGCACCGGGTCCACTCCCGCGCTGGCGATGTGCAGCCAGCGCAGCCGGTCCGCGGCCGGCCACGCGCCGGGCACGGCCGTGGAGAGGAAGTCGTAGACGAAGAGCGCATCGGCTCCGGCCAACGCTTCGCCGAGCCCTTGCGCGTCCGTGTACCGAACCACCGCCGCCGCTTCGACAGCGGCCATGTCCGGTGGTGGGGCTGCCCCGCAGAGCACCGCCAGGACGGGGGTTTCCGAGGCCATCACATTGACACCGTAAAAGTGGCTCGTATGATTGTCAACAATCCGAGGAACGACCCCCGGAGCACCGGACATGTCCCCTGCACCGGCGATTCCGGAGGCTGAGCCTTGGATCTGGACTTCCTCGCGTTCGAAGGCCCGTTGGCGCAACGTGGCATCGGCGTCATCGCTCCTTTCGACCTCGCGCTGGAACGCGAGCTCTGGCGGTGGGTACCCATGGATGTCTCCCTTCATCTGGCGCGCACCCCGTACGAGCCGGTGCCGGTGAGCATGGAGATGGCGCAGCTCGTCAGCGACAGCCGGCACCTCGCCGCCGCGACGCGGGACGTGCTGCACGTGGAGCCGGAGGTGGTGGCCTACCTCTGCAGCTCCGGCAGCTTCGTGAACGGCATCGACTACGAGCGCTCCCTGACCAAGGCGATCTGCGACGCGGGCGCGCCCGACGCCGTGACCACCTCCGGCGCGCTCGCCGAGGTGCTGCAGCAGCTCGACCTGCACAACGTCTCGGTGCTGACGCCGTACGACGCCGATCTCACCGGGAAGCTGCACGACTTCCTCGCCGAGCTGGGCGTGACCACCGTGTCGAGCGACCACCTCGGCTTGGGCGGCGGCATCTGGAAAGTCAGCTACCGCACCATTGCCGAGCGGATCCTGGCCGCCGACCACAGCGACGCCGAGGCGATCTTCGTCAGCTGCACCAACCTGCCGACGTTCGACCTGATCGAGCCGCTGGAGGCGGCGCTCGGCAAACCGGTGCTGACCGCGAACCAGCTGACCATGTGGGCCTGTCTGCGCCGGATGGGCCTGCCCATCGTGGGCCCCGGCCGGTGGCTGCGTGAGGTCTCCTGATGCACCCGGTTAACATTGTCGACAATCTGCGTATCCCGGAGGTTTCGTGACCACCATCGGCTTCATCTACCCCGACCACGCGGCCGAGGACGACTACCTGCTCGCGGAGCAGCTGCTCGGCGGCGCCGACAGCGAGCAGGGCGATATCCGGCTGCCGGTGGAGCACATCTACGGCACCGACCTGCACGCCGTGCCGGAGCTGCTCGACCTCGGCAGCGAGGCCCGGCTGGCCGACGGCGCCGCGCTGCTGGCCAAGCACGAGCCCGACGCGGTGATCTGGGCCTGCACGTCCGGCAGCTTCGTCTACGGCTGGGACGGCGCGCGTGGCCAGGCCGACGGGCTGGCCCAGGTGGCCGGAGTACCGGCTTCGAGCACCTCCTTCGCGTTTGTGCACGCCGCGCAGGCACTGGACGTGAAGCGGGTCGCCGTGGCGGCCAGCTATCCCGACGACGTGGCGCAGCTGTTCGTGGAGTTCCTCGCCGCGGGCGGCGTCGAGGTGGTGGCCATGGCGAGCGCGGACATCAGCACCGCTGCCGAGGTCGGCCGGCTCGCGCCGGAGGCCGTGGTGCGCCTGGCCGTGCAGCACGACCACGCCGATGCCGATGCCGTGCTGGTGCCGGACACCGCCATGCGCACGCTGGCCGAGATCAACGCCATCGAGACCGCGCTCGGCAAGCCGGTGCTGACCGCGAACCAGGTGACCGTGTGGGAGGGCCTGCGGCTCACCGGGACCACTCGGCTGGTGCGCTCGATGGGCCGGCTGTTCCGGGTGAGGGACTGAGCCATGGTCACCCTGCCCGACATCGAGCCGGTCAGCCGCGAGTCGACGGCCGCGGTGATCGCGCGGCAGCTGCGCGACGCGATCATGACCGGCGCGCTGCCGCCCGGCACTCAGCTCGGCGAGACCGACCTGGCCGCCCGGTTCCATGTTTCGCGCGGCCCGCTGCGGGAGGCGATGCAGCACCTCGTCTCGGAAGGCCTGCTGCGCAGCGAACGCCACCGCGGGCTCTTCGTGATCGACCTCGAACCGGGCGACGTCTACGACATCTACCTCGCCCGCTCGGCGGTCGAGCGCGCCGCCATGCTGCGGGCGCTGCGCGGCGACCGCGACGCGGTGGCGGCCGTGCTGGAGCAGACCGTGGCGGACATGGCCGCGGCCGCGGACGACGACGACCCCACCGCACTGTCCACAGCGGACCTCCGGTTCCACGAGGCGCTGATCGACGCCTCCGGCAGCAAGCGCCTGGTGCGCATGGCCCGCACCCTGCTCATCGAGACGCGCATGTGCCTGAGCCTGCTGCAGAACACCTACCAGCGGGTCGAAGAGCGCGTGGACGAGCACACCCGCATCATCGACGCCTTGCGGGCCGGCGACGACGAGACCGCGCTGCACCTGCTCGAGGCCCACATGGAGGACGCGGTGCAGCGCCTGGCGCCCGGCACGAGCCTGAACCAGGGCCCGGCGCCGGCGGTTCCCTAGCCACCGCACCAAAAACGGCAGCGCGACCAGCCCGCCCCGCCACGGCGCCCGGCGGTACTCACCCATCGCCGCGCACCCCCAGCACGGGCTGGCCGCCGCGGCCGCCGCGGTAGGACGGCGACCACGGGTAGGCGCCCTCCTCGTCCGCGTAGACGAGCTGAAGCGCCCGTACATCGGGGCCATACAAGGTGATCGCGAGCGAGAGGTGTGCCGAGGGCTCCGCCAGCGCCACGACCTCGATCGGTGGCAGGCCCCGTGCGGTGAGCACCTGGCCCGGCTGGGGCGGACCAGCCTCCAGCGACTCCGCGGCGACGGCGTTCAGCAGCCTCGCCGACGGGTGGGCATCAAGACCGGTGACCACGAGTTCCGGCAGCCCGTACCGGGTCAGACCGGCGGTGTACGCCCAGGGCGGCCGCGGGTCTTCCTTGCCCACGGCCTGGACGACCCACCCGGTTTCGTCGATCTGGCCGAGGATCTGGGTCAGGTACTCGGCCACGAGTCTGTCGCGTTCTCGTGCGGCGTTTTCTCTTACCGTGCTATCTCGCGCGGTGCTTTCCCGTACCGCGTTCGCCCAAGCGGGATTGTCGCAAAACCAGCACATCGGAGCTTTCCCTCCCCTCGTCCCGGTGGGGTTCCATCGGGACGAGGAGAAGTGAAGCGCGGGGCACCGACAGAAAATCAGTGGAGGGCTTCGGCCACCGCCGTGCCGAGCCGGGTTGTGGTAGCGGTGCCGCCGAGGTCGGGGGTGAGCTCGGCGCCGGCCGTGAGGACCTCGTCGACGGCCGTACGGATTGCTTGTGCGGCAACGGTTTCGCCCAGGTGTTCGAGCATCATCGCGCCCGCCAGGATCTGCGCCACGGGGTTGGCGATGCCCTGGCCGGCGATGTCCGGGGCACTCCCGTGGACCGCCTCGAACATCGACGGGTATTCACCTGATGGGTTGATGTTGCCGGACGGTGCCATGCCCAGGCCGCCCGTCACGGCGGCCGCGAGGTCGCTCAGGATGTCGCCGAACAGGTTCGACCCGACCACCACGTCGAGCCGTTCCGGCGCCTGCACCATCCGCGCGGCCAGTGCGTCCACATGGCACTGTTCCGCGCGCACGTCCGGGTACCCGGCCCCGACCTCGGCGAAGATCTCGTCCCAGAACGGCATCGAGTGGATCAGCCCGTTGGACTTCGTCGCCGACGTGACGCGCCCGGACCGCGTGCGCGCCAGCTCGAACGCGTACCGGATGATCCGCTCCACGCCCACCCGCGTGAACACCGACTCCTGCAACACGAACTCGTCGGGACGGCCGGTGTTGTGCCGCCCGCCGATGGCCGAGTACTCGCCCTCGGAGTTCTCCCGGACGATCACCATCTCCAGGTCGGCCGCCGAACGCCCGGCGAGCACCGAGGTGGTGCCGGGGAGCAGCCGCACCGGCCGCAGGTTCACGTACTGCTGGAACGCCCGGCGCAGCGGGATCAACAGGCCCCACAAGGAAACGTGGTCCGGCACACCGGGGAAGCCGACGGCGCCGAGGAAGATCCCG
This genomic interval carries:
- a CDS encoding maleate cis-trans isomerase family protein, which produces MDLDFLAFEGPLAQRGIGVIAPFDLALERELWRWVPMDVSLHLARTPYEPVPVSMEMAQLVSDSRHLAAATRDVLHVEPEVVAYLCSSGSFVNGIDYERSLTKAICDAGAPDAVTTSGALAEVLQQLDLHNVSVLTPYDADLTGKLHDFLAELGVTTVSSDHLGLGGGIWKVSYRTIAERILAADHSDAEAIFVSCTNLPTFDLIEPLEAALGKPVLTANQLTMWACLRRMGLPIVGPGRWLREVS
- a CDS encoding maleate cis-trans isomerase family protein, whose translation is MTTIGFIYPDHAAEDDYLLAEQLLGGADSEQGDIRLPVEHIYGTDLHAVPELLDLGSEARLADGAALLAKHEPDAVIWACTSGSFVYGWDGARGQADGLAQVAGVPASSTSFAFVHAAQALDVKRVAVAASYPDDVAQLFVEFLAAGGVEVVAMASADISTAAEVGRLAPEAVVRLAVQHDHADADAVLVPDTAMRTLAEINAIETALGKPVLTANQVTVWEGLRLTGTTRLVRSMGRLFRVRD
- a CDS encoding GntR family transcriptional regulator; amino-acid sequence: MVTLPDIEPVSRESTAAVIARQLRDAIMTGALPPGTQLGETDLAARFHVSRGPLREAMQHLVSEGLLRSERHRGLFVIDLEPGDVYDIYLARSAVERAAMLRALRGDRDAVAAVLEQTVADMAAAADDDDPTALSTADLRFHEALIDASGSKRLVRMARTLLIETRMCLSLLQNTYQRVEERVDEHTRIIDALRAGDDETALHLLEAHMEDAVQRLAPGTSLNQGPAPAVP
- a CDS encoding DUF4262 domain-containing protein → MAEYLTQILGQIDETGWVVQAVGKEDPRPPWAYTAGLTRYGLPELVVTGLDAHPSARLLNAVAAESLEAGPPQPGQVLTARGLPPIEVVALAEPSAHLSLAITLYGPDVRALQLVYADEEGAYPWSPSYRGGRGGQPVLGVRGDG
- a CDS encoding tartrate dehydrogenase, translating into MSDYRIASIPGDGIGVDVTIEARKVLDAAAAKHGFSLAWNEFDWSCERYAKAGAMMPDDGVDQLAAFDGIFLGAVGFPGVPDHVSLWGLLIPLRRAFQQYVNLRPVRLLPGTTSVLAGRSAADLEMVIVRENSEGEYSAIGGRHNTGRPDEFVLQESVFTRVGVERIIRYAFELARTRSGRVTSATKSNGLIHSMPFWDEIFAEVGAGYPDVRAEQCHVDALAARMVQAPERLDVVVGSNLFGDILSDLAAAVTGGLGMAPSGNINPSGEYPSMFEAVHGSAPDIAGQGIANPVAQILAGAMMLEHLGETVAAQAIRTAVDEVLTAGAELTPDLGGTATTTRLGTAVAEALH